Below is a genomic region from Caulobacter rhizosphaerae.
CTGTACACGATCCGTGAAACGCGCTCGCCCGAAACGGCGCGCCGTCTGATCGCCAAGCTGCGGGTCTATACAATCTCGGACCAGGACGATGGCGGGCCCTGGATCCGCCGCACCTTTCCAGAGCTGTTTTACGTCGTCAGCCCCGGCGGCTATGGCGCGGGAACCTGGACCGGCATTCATACGGTCATCGACGGCGCCGACAACCGCATGGTCGGCAACAGTTGGCTGCGCGACAACATCCAGCAAGGCCATGGCCCCCTGGGAGCCCTCTACCCCGATGTCTCCTATGGCATGGAAGGCGACACGCCGGCCTTCCTGTCGCTGATCCCCAACGGCCTGAGCAATCCCGAACACCCCGATTGGGGCGGATGGGGCGGCCGCTACGAGCTCTATACACCGGCCGTCGCCACCACCGATCCGAGCGGTTTCAGCGGGGTGACCATCGAGCCGGAAACCCGGCCGATCTGGACCAACGCGATCGATACGTTCATGCCGCAAGTCGCCCAGGACTTTGGCCGCGCTCACACTTCGGTGGAGCGATCCAAGGACTTTCGCGCCGGGATCTGGCGCTGGCGCGATGATCTGCAGAACGACTTCGCCGCGCGGATGGACTGGACGACGCGGCCGTTCGCGCAGGCCAATCACCCGCCGGAGGTTCGGCTCGCTCATCCTGATCGATTGACCGTGAAATCGGGCCAGCGGTTCGTCTTGAGCGCGGTCGACAGCACCGATCCCGATGGCGACAGCCTGAGCTTCCAGTGGCTGCACTATCAGGAGGTCGGCCACTGGCAGTCGGCGATACCCAATGGCATCGCCGCGAACATTCATACGGTCGATTTCACCGCGCCCACCGTCACCGCGCCGCGTGAGGCCCACTTCATCGTTCGGGTGACCGACAAGGGCGCCCCCCCCTCACTCGCTACAAGCGGGTGATCGTCACCATCACCCCCTGAGCCGATGGCGCCTTGGATCTTCGTCACACCCTTAAGATCGTCCCGCCAAAAGGACCAACGCCTTCCGTTTCTCAGACCCCGCCGCCTGGCCAAGAGGCTTGCGCCGCCGCGCGACGCTCGTCGGCGACTATCACCTGGGCTGGGACGCTGCAGCCGCTATTGAAAGACCGAGAAATCCGGCAGCGGATGGGCCTGAAGTTCGGCGTCGCCGCCGATCGGCCGTAT
It encodes:
- a CDS encoding DUF1593 domain-containing protein, which codes for MKGAMNLFAIGRVRAAGAQAGQVGQREKVSHKLTRLLAITATLAVFAWPAVAQAPLPAPPERQRMIVLSDIEADPDDTQSFVRLMLYANQIDLEGLVATTSIHMKTSTHPESIRRIIQAYAKVRPNLAKHEAGFPTPDRLAALVSEGQSGYGMAAVGTGKDTAGSRLIIQALERDDPRPLWISVWGGVNTLAQALYTIRETRSPETARRLIAKLRVYTISDQDDGGPWIRRTFPELFYVVSPGGYGAGTWTGIHTVIDGADNRMVGNSWLRDNIQQGHGPLGALYPDVSYGMEGDTPAFLSLIPNGLSNPEHPDWGGWGGRYELYTPAVATTDPSGFSGVTIEPETRPIWTNAIDTFMPQVAQDFGRAHTSVERSKDFRAGIWRWRDDLQNDFAARMDWTTRPFAQANHPPEVRLAHPDRLTVKSGQRFVLSAVDSTDPDGDSLSFQWLHYQEVGHWQSAIPNGIAANIHTVDFTAPTVTAPREAHFIVRVTDKGAPPSLATSG